A single genomic interval of Pelagerythrobacter marensis harbors:
- the rpoC gene encoding DNA-directed RNA polymerase subunit beta' — MNELTKFTNQLAKPETFDQIQIGIASPERIRSWSFGEIKKPETINYRTFKPERDGLFCARIFGPVKDYECLCGKYKRMKYKGVVCEKCGVEVTVTKVRRERMGHIELAAPVAHIWFLKSLPSRIGLLLDMQLKQLERVLYFEAYIVTEPGLTPLEKFQLLTEDELLEAQDEYGEDAFTAGIGAEAVKHMLMDLDLEQERADLLEELETTKSKLKPAKIIKRLKVVESFIESGNRPEWMILEVVPVIPPELRPLVPLDGGRFATSDLNDLYRRVINRNNRLKRLMELRAPDIIVRNEKRMLQEAVDALFDNGRRGRVITGANKRPLKSLSDMLKGKQGRFRQNLLGKRVDYSGRSVIVTGPELKLHQCGLPKKMALELFKPFIYARLDAKGLSMTLKQAKKWVEKERKEVWDILDEVIREHPVLLNRAPTLHRLGIQAFEPVLIEGKAIQLHPLVCAAFNADFDGDQMAVHVPLSLEAQLEARVLMMSTNNILSPANGKPIIVPSQDMVLGLYYLSMDREGEPGEGMALADMAEVHQALHVGAVTLHSKITSRVPQADENGEIAMKRFETTPGRMLIGECLPKSHKVPFDIVNRLLTKKEIGDVIDQVYRHTGQKDTVLFADAIMSLGFRHAFRAGISFGKDDMIIPGEKEKLVEETKALVADYEQQYQDGLITQQEKYNKVIDAWSRCGDQVADAMMEMIKARPKDENGREAEINSIYMMSHSGARGSPAQMKQLAGMRGLMAKPSGEIIEQPIISNFKEGLTVLEYFNSTHGARKGLADTALKTANSGYLTRRLVDVSQDCVIVEEDCKTENSLEMRAIVQGGSVIASLGERILGRTVAEDIVDASSGEVIVKAGTLLDEAMVKAIEDAEVQQAKIRSPLVCEAEQGVCARCYGRDLARGTPVNIGEAVGVIAAQSIGEPGTQLTMRTFHIGGAAQLNETSHLEAVSDGKVVYRDMPTIADKKGRILSLARNGELAVIDAEGREREIHKVPYGTVLMFEDGAKVKEGDRLAEWDPFTLPIITEQSGVVRYQDLIDGTTMEERVDEATGIAQRVVTELRTSGRKKKEDLRPRLTLLGEEGDKKGEETEAARYMLAPGTSLSVEDGQRVEAGDILARASREAAKTRDITGGLPRVAELFEARIPKDNAIIAKISGKIEFVREYKAKRKIAIVPEEGDPVEYLVPKTKVIDVQEGDFVKKGDTLISGSPNPHDILEVLGVEALAEYLCTEIQEVYRLQGVKINDKHIEVIVRQMLQKVEITDGGDTTLLPGEQVDLGEMNEINAKLPKGKKPAEGHPILLGITKASLQTRSFISAASFQETTRVLTQAAVEGKKDTLVGLKENVIVGRLIPAGTGAAMNRARVTASSRDAALRATWKKQQEALLAAQTAAEEHEAELAQGPEAAVGDDPLARVEGETHGTDADAGEYLQQSDEGETAKAADEE; from the coding sequence ATGAACGAACTGACCAAATTCACCAACCAGCTCGCCAAGCCCGAGACGTTCGACCAGATCCAGATCGGGATCGCCTCGCCCGAGCGTATCCGCAGTTGGTCGTTCGGCGAGATCAAGAAGCCGGAAACGATCAACTACCGCACGTTCAAGCCCGAGCGTGACGGCCTGTTCTGCGCGCGCATCTTCGGCCCGGTGAAGGACTACGAGTGCCTGTGCGGCAAGTACAAGCGCATGAAGTACAAGGGCGTCGTGTGCGAAAAGTGCGGCGTCGAGGTCACCGTGACCAAGGTCCGCCGCGAGCGTATGGGCCATATCGAACTGGCCGCGCCGGTCGCGCATATCTGGTTCCTCAAGTCGCTGCCGAGCCGCATCGGCCTGCTGCTCGACATGCAGCTCAAGCAGCTCGAGCGCGTGCTATATTTCGAGGCCTATATCGTCACGGAGCCGGGCCTGACGCCGCTGGAGAAATTCCAGCTCCTGACCGAGGACGAACTGCTCGAGGCGCAGGACGAATATGGCGAGGACGCCTTCACCGCCGGGATCGGCGCCGAGGCGGTCAAGCACATGCTGATGGATCTCGATCTGGAGCAGGAGCGTGCGGACCTGCTCGAAGAGCTGGAAACCACCAAGTCCAAGCTCAAGCCGGCCAAGATCATCAAGCGTCTCAAGGTCGTCGAAAGCTTCATCGAATCGGGCAACCGCCCCGAATGGATGATCCTCGAAGTCGTGCCGGTCATCCCGCCCGAACTGCGCCCGCTGGTGCCGCTCGACGGCGGCCGCTTCGCGACCTCGGACCTCAACGACCTCTATCGCCGTGTCATCAACCGCAACAACCGGCTGAAGCGGCTGATGGAGCTGCGCGCGCCGGACATCATCGTCCGCAACGAAAAGCGCATGCTGCAGGAAGCGGTCGACGCATTGTTCGACAACGGCCGCCGCGGCCGCGTCATCACCGGCGCCAACAAGCGTCCGCTCAAGTCGCTCAGCGACATGCTGAAGGGCAAGCAGGGCCGCTTCCGCCAGAACCTTCTCGGCAAGCGCGTCGATTATTCGGGCCGCTCGGTCATCGTGACCGGGCCGGAGCTGAAGCTGCACCAGTGCGGCCTGCCGAAGAAGATGGCGCTCGAGCTGTTCAAGCCGTTCATCTACGCCCGCCTCGACGCCAAGGGCCTTTCGATGACCCTTAAGCAGGCGAAGAAGTGGGTCGAGAAAGAGCGCAAGGAAGTCTGGGACATCCTCGATGAGGTGATCCGCGAGCACCCGGTTCTGCTGAACCGTGCGCCGACGCTCCACCGCCTGGGCATTCAGGCGTTCGAGCCGGTGCTGATCGAGGGCAAGGCGATCCAGCTTCACCCGCTGGTCTGCGCCGCGTTCAACGCCGACTTCGACGGCGACCAGATGGCCGTGCACGTTCCGCTGAGCCTCGAGGCGCAGCTGGAAGCGCGCGTGCTGATGATGTCCACCAACAACATCCTCTCGCCGGCCAACGGCAAGCCGATCATCGTTCCCTCGCAGGATATGGTGCTGGGCCTCTATTACCTCTCCATGGACCGCGAGGGCGAGCCGGGCGAGGGCATGGCGCTGGCCGACATGGCCGAAGTGCACCAGGCGCTGCATGTCGGTGCCGTCACGCTGCACTCCAAGATCACCAGCCGCGTGCCGCAGGCGGACGAGAACGGCGAGATCGCGATGAAGCGGTTCGAGACCACGCCGGGCCGGATGCTGATCGGCGAATGCCTGCCCAAGAGCCACAAGGTGCCGTTCGACATCGTCAATCGCCTTCTGACCAAGAAGGAAATCGGCGACGTCATCGACCAGGTCTATCGCCATACCGGCCAGAAGGACACGGTGCTGTTCGCCGACGCGATCATGTCGCTGGGCTTCCGCCACGCGTTCCGCGCCGGCATCTCGTTCGGCAAGGACGACATGATTATCCCGGGCGAGAAGGAAAAGCTGGTCGAAGAAACCAAGGCGCTCGTCGCCGATTACGAGCAGCAGTATCAGGACGGCCTGATCACCCAGCAGGAAAAATACAACAAGGTGATCGACGCCTGGAGCCGCTGCGGCGACCAGGTGGCCGATGCGATGATGGAGATGATCAAGGCCCGGCCGAAGGACGAGAACGGCCGCGAGGCGGAAATCAACTCGATCTACATGATGAGCCATTCGGGCGCGCGTGGTTCGCCCGCGCAGATGAAGCAGCTCGCCGGGATGCGCGGCCTGATGGCCAAGCCTTCGGGCGAGATCATCGAACAGCCGATCATCTCGAACTTCAAGGAAGGCCTGACCGTCCTTGAATACTTCAACTCGACCCACGGCGCCCGCAAGGGCCTGGCCGACACCGCGCTCAAGACGGCGAACTCGGGTTACCTGACCCGCCGCCTGGTCGACGTGTCGCAGGACTGCGTGATCGTGGAGGAAGACTGCAAGACCGAAAACAGTCTGGAAATGCGCGCGATCGTGCAGGGCGGCTCGGTCATCGCGTCGCTCGGCGAGCGCATCCTTGGCCGGACGGTGGCCGAGGACATCGTCGATGCCTCCAGCGGGGAAGTCATCGTCAAGGCCGGCACTCTGCTGGACGAGGCGATGGTCAAGGCCATCGAGGACGCCGAAGTGCAGCAGGCGAAGATCCGTTCGCCGCTGGTCTGCGAGGCCGAGCAGGGCGTTTGCGCGCGCTGCTATGGCCGCGATCTGGCCCGGGGCACGCCGGTCAATATCGGCGAGGCGGTCGGCGTGATCGCCGCGCAGTCGATCGGCGAGCCGGGCACCCAGCTGACGATGCGGACGTTCCACATCGGCGGCGCGGCGCAGCTCAACGAAACGAGCCATCTCGAAGCGGTGTCGGACGGCAAGGTCGTCTATCGCGACATGCCGACCATCGCCGACAAGAAAGGCCGCATCCTCAGTCTCGCCCGCAACGGCGAGCTGGCGGTGATCGACGCCGAAGGGCGCGAGCGCGAGATCCACAAGGTGCCCTACGGCACCGTGCTGATGTTCGAGGACGGCGCCAAGGTGAAGGAAGGCGACCGGCTGGCCGAGTGGGATCCGTTCACCCTGCCGATCATCACCGAGCAGTCGGGCGTCGTGCGCTATCAGGACCTGATCGACGGCACGACGATGGAAGAGCGCGTGGACGAAGCGACGGGCATTGCCCAGCGCGTCGTCACCGAGCTGCGCACCAGCGGGCGCAAGAAGAAGGAAGATCTGCGTCCGCGCCTCACCCTGCTGGGCGAGGAAGGCGACAAGAAGGGCGAGGAAACCGAGGCTGCGCGCTACATGCTCGCACCCGGTACGTCGCTTTCGGTCGAGGACGGCCAGCGCGTCGAGGCGGGCGACATTCTCGCCCGCGCCTCGCGCGAGGCGGCCAAGACGCGCGACATCACCGGCGGTCTGCCGCGGGTGGCCGAGCTGTTCGAGGCGCGTATTCCGAAAGACAACGCGATCATTGCCAAGATTTCGGGCAAGATCGAATTCGTTCGCGAATACAAGGCCAAGCGCAAGATCGCGATCGTTCCGGAGGAGGGCGATCCGGTCGAATACCTGGTGCCCAAGACCAAGGTGATCGACGTTCAGGAAGGCGACTTCGTCAAGAAGGGCGATACGCTGATCTCGGGCAGCCCCAATCCGCACGACATTCTGGAAGTGCTCGGGGTCGAGGCGCTCGCCGAATACCTCTGCACCGAAATCCAGGAAGTCTACCGGCTCCAGGGCGTGAAGATCAACGACAAGCACATCGAGGTGATCGTTCGCCAGATGCTGCAGAAGGTCGAGATCACCGATGGCGGCGACACCACGCTGCTGCCGGGCGAGCAGGTCGATCTGGGCGAGATGAACGAGATCAACGCGAAGCTGCCGAAGGGCAAGAAGCCGGCCGAAGGGCATCCGATCCTGCTCGGCATCACCAAGGCGAGCCTGCAGACGCGCAGCTTCATCTCGGCCGCTTCGTTCCAGGAAACCACCCGCGTGCTGACGCAGGCGGCGGTCGAAGGGAAGAAGGACACGCTGGTCGGTCTGAAGGAAAACGTGATCGTCGGCCGTCTCATTCCCGCCGGCACCGGCGCGGCGATGAACCGGGCGCGGGTCACCGCCTCCAGCCGCGATGCGGCCTTGCGGGCGACGTGGAAGAAGCAGCAGGAAGCGCTGCTCGCCGCGCAGACAGCCGCCGAGGAGCATGAGGCCGAACTGGCGCAGGGCCCCGAAGCAGCGGTCGGCGACGATCCGCTCGCCCGGGTCGAGGGCGAAACCCACGGCACCGACGCCGATGCCGGCGAATACCTGCAGCAGTCGGACGAAGGCGAAACCGCCAAGGCTGCGGACGAGGAATAA
- the rplJ gene encoding 50S ribosomal protein L10 has product MDRSQKTDAVAQLNAVFNEVGVVVVTRNLGLTVAQSTDLRSKMREAGASYKVAKNRLAKLALKETRYEGLEEYLSGPTALAWSEDPVAAAKAVVDFAKTTDKIEIVGGSMGGQLLDEAGVRALASMPSLDELRGTLVGLVNAPATKIARVVNEPASKLARVFGAYGAKEAA; this is encoded by the coding sequence ATGGATCGTTCGCAGAAAACCGATGCGGTCGCCCAGCTCAATGCGGTCTTCAACGAGGTCGGCGTGGTGGTTGTCACCCGCAACCTCGGCCTGACGGTGGCCCAGTCCACCGATCTGCGTTCGAAGATGCGCGAAGCGGGTGCGTCCTACAAGGTTGCGAAAAACCGTCTTGCCAAGCTCGCCCTGAAGGAAACCCGGTACGAAGGGCTCGAGGAATATCTCTCGGGTCCGACGGCCCTGGCCTGGTCGGAAGACCCGGTCGCGGCAGCCAAGGCCGTGGTGGATTTCGCCAAGACGACCGACAAGATCGAAATCGTCGGTGGTTCGATGGGCGGGCAGCTGCTCGACGAAGCCGGTGTCCGGGCGCTTGCCTCGATGCCTTCGCTCGACGAGCTGCGCGGCACACTGGTGGGCCTCGTCAACGCCCCGGCGACCAAGATCGCCCGGGTCGTCAACGAACCCGCGTCCAAGCTCGCCCGCGTCTTCGGTGCCTATGGCGCCAAGGAAGCGGCGTAA
- the rpoB gene encoding DNA-directed RNA polymerase subunit beta, giving the protein MATKAKATGAKASANTGTAKKRIRKIFGDIHEVVQMPNLIEVQRESYEQFLRSDPSIGYVSGLEKTLRSVFPIRDFAGTAELDFVHYELEPPKYDTTECRQRGITYAAPMKVTLRLIVFEVDQETETRSVLDIKEQDVYMGDMPLMTENGTFLINGTERVIVSQMHRSPGVLFDHDRGKTHSSGKLLFAARVIPYRGSWLDFEFDAKDIVNVRIDRKRKLPVTSLLYALGLDSEEILHYFYDTVVWERVSGKAGEGWKMPFVPEQWRGAKPAFPLVDAATGEEIFAANQKISPRAANKAKKDGLENLLIPTEEIIGRYAANDMIDESTGRIWVEAGDEIGPENLELLDKAGVDRIALLDIDHVNTGPWIRNTLKVDKAENRDEGLEAIYKVMRPGEPPTKETAEALFEGLFFDPERYDLSAVGRVKLNMRLGLDAEDTVTTLRKEDILTVVKELVGLKDGKGEVDDIDNLGNRRVRSVGELLENQYRVGLLRMERAVKERMSSVDVSTVMPNDLINAKPAVAAVREFFGSSQLSQFMDQTNPLSEVTHKRRVSALGPGGLTRERAGFEVRDVHPTHYGRICPIETPEGPNIGLINSLSTFARVNKYGFIETPYRKVEDGKVTGEVIYLSAMEEQKHAVAQASAELNEDGSFVEELVSARQEGEFVMLPREQITLMDVSPKQLVSVAASLIPFLENDDANRALMGSNMQRQAVPLVRAEAPFVGTGMEETVARDSGAAIAATRGGVVDQVDATRIVIRAIGDVEPGQSGVDIYTLQKFQRSNQNTCINQRPLVKVGETVEPGDIIADGPSTDLGELALGKNSLVAFMPWNGYNYEDSILISERIVKDDVFTSIHIEEFEVMARDTKLGPEDITRDIPNVGEEALRNLDEAGIVYIGAEVHPGDILCGKITPKGESPMTPEEKLLRAIFGEKASDVRDTSLRLPPGVSGTVVEVRVFNRHGIEIDDRTRAIQNEEIERLRKDSQDERAILNRATYNRLRDMLLGQTASAAPKGTKKGIEITEEVLESVDRHEWFKFAVADDNRQAQIEAVKSQYDEAIKVIEEKFEDRKEKLERGDELAPGVLKMVKVFVAVKRKLQTGDKMAGRHGNKGIISRVLPVEDMPFMEDGTPVDMVLNPLGVPSRMNVGQIFETHLGMAARGLGQQVAAALEEWRAANPDPQAGKPPEAVRETLKEVYGDQYHDEIEARSPAEIVELAGNLVKGVPMGTPVFDGAREADVTRMLERAGLDGSGQVTLYDGRTGDAFDRKVTVGHMYMLKLHHLVDDKIHARSIGPYSLVTQQPLGGKAQFGGQRFGEMEVWALQAYGAAYTLQEILTVKSDDVIGRTKVYEAIVKGDDTFEAGIPESFNVLVKEMRSLGLNVELKSLTEDEDDADQWPEAAE; this is encoded by the coding sequence ATGGCGACCAAGGCTAAGGCGACCGGCGCGAAGGCATCGGCCAACACCGGCACCGCGAAGAAGCGCATCCGCAAGATTTTCGGCGACATCCACGAAGTGGTGCAGATGCCGAACCTGATCGAGGTGCAGCGCGAGAGCTACGAACAGTTCCTGCGCTCCGACCCTTCGATCGGTTACGTCTCGGGTCTCGAGAAGACCCTGCGCAGCGTGTTCCCGATCCGCGACTTCGCCGGCACGGCCGAGCTGGACTTCGTCCACTACGAGCTTGAACCGCCCAAGTACGACACGACCGAATGCCGCCAGCGCGGCATCACTTACGCGGCGCCGATGAAGGTGACGCTGCGCCTGATCGTGTTCGAGGTCGACCAGGAGACCGAGACCCGCTCCGTCCTCGATATCAAGGAGCAGGACGTCTACATGGGCGACATGCCGCTCATGACCGAGAACGGCACGTTCCTCATCAACGGCACCGAGCGCGTGATCGTGTCGCAGATGCACCGTTCGCCGGGCGTCCTGTTCGATCACGACCGGGGCAAGACGCATTCGTCGGGCAAGCTGCTGTTCGCCGCGCGCGTGATCCCCTATCGCGGATCGTGGCTCGATTTCGAATTCGACGCGAAGGACATCGTCAACGTCCGTATCGACCGCAAGCGCAAGCTGCCGGTCACCTCGCTGCTCTATGCCCTCGGCCTCGATAGCGAGGAAATCCTTCACTACTTCTACGACACCGTCGTGTGGGAACGGGTTTCGGGCAAGGCCGGCGAAGGCTGGAAAATGCCGTTCGTGCCCGAGCAGTGGCGCGGGGCCAAGCCGGCGTTCCCGCTGGTCGACGCCGCCACCGGCGAGGAGATTTTCGCCGCCAACCAGAAGATTTCGCCGCGCGCCGCCAACAAGGCGAAGAAGGACGGGCTGGAAAACCTCCTGATCCCAACCGAGGAAATCATCGGCCGTTACGCCGCCAACGACATGATCGACGAATCGACCGGCCGCATCTGGGTCGAGGCGGGCGATGAGATCGGTCCCGAGAACCTGGAACTGCTCGACAAGGCCGGCGTCGACCGGATCGCGCTGCTCGACATCGATCACGTCAACACCGGGCCGTGGATCCGCAACACGCTGAAGGTCGACAAGGCCGAAAACCGCGACGAGGGGCTGGAGGCGATCTACAAGGTCATGCGCCCCGGCGAGCCGCCGACGAAGGAAACGGCAGAGGCGCTGTTCGAAGGCCTGTTCTTCGATCCCGAGCGCTACGACCTTTCCGCCGTGGGTCGCGTGAAGCTCAATATGCGCCTCGGCCTCGATGCCGAAGACACCGTCACCACGCTGCGCAAGGAAGACATCCTGACCGTGGTGAAGGAACTGGTCGGCCTGAAGGACGGCAAGGGCGAAGTCGACGACATCGACAACCTCGGCAACCGCCGTGTCCGTTCGGTCGGCGAGCTGCTGGAGAACCAGTACCGCGTCGGGCTGCTGCGCATGGAGCGCGCGGTGAAGGAGCGCATGTCCTCCGTCGACGTGTCGACCGTGATGCCGAACGACCTGATCAACGCCAAGCCGGCCGTGGCCGCGGTGCGCGAGTTCTTCGGCTCCAGCCAGCTCTCGCAGTTCATGGACCAGACCAACCCGCTCAGCGAAGTCACCCACAAGCGCCGCGTCTCGGCGCTCGGGCCGGGCGGTCTCACCCGTGAGCGTGCCGGCTTCGAAGTGCGCGACGTGCACCCGACGCACTATGGCCGCATCTGCCCGATCGAAACGCCCGAAGGGCCGAACATCGGCCTCATCAACTCGCTTTCGACTTTCGCGCGGGTCAACAAGTACGGCTTCATCGAAACGCCTTACCGCAAGGTGGAGGACGGCAAGGTGACCGGCGAGGTCATCTATCTGTCCGCGATGGAAGAGCAGAAGCATGCTGTCGCCCAGGCCTCGGCCGAGCTTAACGAGGACGGTTCGTTCGTCGAGGAGCTGGTTTCGGCCCGCCAGGAAGGCGAGTTCGTGATGCTCCCGCGCGAGCAGATCACGCTGATGGACGTCAGCCCCAAGCAGCTCGTTTCGGTCGCCGCCTCGCTGATCCCGTTCCTCGAGAACGACGACGCCAACCGCGCGCTGATGGGGTCGAACATGCAGCGCCAGGCGGTCCCGCTGGTGCGGGCCGAGGCGCCGTTCGTCGGCACCGGCATGGAAGAGACCGTGGCCCGCGATTCGGGTGCCGCGATCGCCGCGACCCGCGGCGGCGTGGTCGACCAGGTCGACGCGACCCGCATCGTGATCCGCGCGATCGGCGATGTCGAGCCCGGCCAGTCGGGGGTCGACATCTACACCCTGCAGAAATTCCAGCGTTCGAACCAGAACACCTGCATCAACCAGCGCCCGCTGGTGAAAGTGGGCGAGACGGTCGAGCCGGGCGACATCATTGCCGACGGTCCCTCGACCGATCTCGGCGAACTGGCGCTGGGCAAGAACAGCCTCGTCGCCTTCATGCCCTGGAACGGCTACAACTACGAGGACTCGATCCTCATTTCCGAGCGTATCGTGAAGGACGACGTCTTCACCTCGATCCATATCGAGGAATTCGAAGTCATGGCGCGCGACACCAAGCTCGGGCCGGAGGACATCACCCGCGACATCCCCAATGTCGGCGAGGAGGCGCTGCGCAACCTCGACGAGGCGGGTATCGTCTACATCGGTGCCGAAGTGCATCCGGGCGATATCCTGTGCGGCAAGATCACGCCCAAGGGCGAAAGCCCGATGACGCCGGAAGAAAAGCTGCTGCGCGCGATCTTCGGCGAAAAGGCCAGCGATGTGCGCGACACCTCGCTCCGCCTGCCGCCGGGCGTGTCGGGCACCGTGGTCGAAGTTCGCGTGTTCAACCGTCACGGGATCGAGATCGACGATCGTACCCGCGCGATCCAGAACGAGGAAATCGAGCGCCTGCGCAAGGATAGCCAGGACGAACGCGCGATCCTCAACCGTGCGACCTACAACCGCCTGCGCGACATGCTGCTGGGCCAGACCGCCTCTGCGGCACCGAAGGGAACCAAGAAGGGCATCGAGATCACCGAGGAGGTGCTCGAGAGCGTCGATCGCCACGAATGGTTCAAGTTCGCAGTGGCGGACGACAATCGCCAGGCGCAGATCGAGGCCGTGAAGTCGCAATACGACGAGGCGATCAAGGTCATCGAAGAGAAGTTCGAAGACCGCAAGGAGAAGCTCGAGCGCGGCGACGAACTCGCGCCCGGCGTGCTCAAGATGGTCAAGGTCTTCGTCGCGGTGAAGCGCAAGCTGCAGACCGGCGACAAGATGGCCGGGCGCCACGGCAACAAGGGCATTATCAGCCGCGTCCTGCCGGTCGAGGACATGCCCTTCATGGAAGACGGCACCCCCGTCGACATGGTGCTCAACCCGCTCGGCGTGCCTTCGCGCATGAACGTGGGGCAGATCTTCGAAACCCATCTGGGCATGGCCGCGCGCGGCCTGGGCCAGCAGGTTGCCGCCGCGCTGGAGGAATGGCGCGCCGCCAACCCCGACCCGCAGGCGGGCAAGCCGCCCGAGGCGGTTCGCGAGACGTTGAAAGAGGTCTACGGCGATCAGTACCACGACGAGATCGAGGCGCGTTCGCCGGCCGAGATCGTCGAACTGGCGGGCAATCTGGTCAAGGGCGTTCCGATGGGCACCCCGGTGTTCGACGGTGCCCGCGAAGCCGACGTGACCCGGATGCTGGAACGTGCCGGGCTCGACGGTTCGGGCCAGGTGACGCTGTATGACGGGCGCACCGGCGATGCCTTCGACCGCAAGGTGACCGTCGGGCACATGTACATGCTCAAGCTGCACCACCTGGTCGACGACAAGATCCACGCCCGCTCGATCGGCCCCTACTCGCTCGTCACCCAGCAGCCGCTGGGCGGCAAGGCGCAGTTCGGCGGCCAGCGCTTCGGCGAGATGGAGGTCTGGGCGCTCCAGGCCTATGGCGCCGCCTACACGCTGCAGGAAATCCTCACCGTGAAGTCGGACGACGTGATCGGCCGGACCAAGGTCTACGAGGCGATCGTCAAGGGCGACGATACGTTCGAGGCGGGCATTCCCGAGAGCTTCAACGTGCTCGTCAAGGAAATGCGCAGCCTGGGCCTCAACGTCGAACTCAAGTCGCTGACCGAGGACGAGGACGACGCGGACCAGTGGCCGGAGGCGGCGGAGTAA
- the rplL gene encoding 50S ribosomal protein L7/L12 translates to MADIAKLVEELSKLTVLEAAELAKALEEEWGVSAAAAVAVAGPAAGGGDGAAAAEEKDEFDVVLTGDGGKKIQVIKEVRAITGLGLTEAKALVEGAPKPLKEGVNKAEAEEIKGKIEAAGGTVELK, encoded by the coding sequence ATGGCCGATATCGCCAAGCTGGTTGAAGAACTTTCGAAACTGACCGTCCTCGAGGCGGCCGAACTCGCCAAGGCGCTGGAAGAAGAGTGGGGCGTTTCCGCCGCCGCTGCCGTCGCCGTTGCCGGCCCCGCCGCGGGTGGCGGCGACGGTGCTGCCGCTGCCGAGGAAAAGGACGAATTCGACGTCGTCCTCACCGGCGACGGTGGCAAGAAGATTCAGGTCATCAAGGAAGTCCGCGCCATCACCGGCCTGGGCCTGACCGAGGCGAAGGCCCTGGTCGAAGGCGCGCCCAAGCCGCTGAAGGAAGGCGTGAACAAGGCCGAAGCCGAAGAAATCAAGGGCAAGATCGAAGCCGCCGGCGGCACGGTCGAACTCAAGTAA
- a CDS encoding c-type cytochrome, with the protein MTMALALAGCGAGDRAGERDGTKQAPRVAEMGADGGGRPSAFARCATCHQTAPGRNGVGPSLAGVYGAPAGHEATYAYSKALRHSGLVWDAETLDAYLADPRGVVPGTKMAFAGVRSAEERAAIVAYLQTL; encoded by the coding sequence ATGACAATGGCGCTGGCGCTGGCAGGTTGCGGCGCCGGCGATCGGGCGGGCGAGCGGGACGGAACGAAGCAGGCGCCGCGCGTGGCCGAAATGGGAGCGGACGGGGGCGGCCGCCCTTCCGCCTTCGCGCGATGCGCCACTTGCCACCAGACGGCGCCCGGCCGCAACGGTGTCGGGCCATCGCTGGCCGGGGTATACGGCGCCCCTGCCGGGCACGAAGCCACTTATGCCTACAGCAAGGCGCTGCGCCATTCGGGTCTGGTCTGGGACGCCGAGACGCTCGATGCCTATCTCGCCGATCCGCGCGGGGTGGTCCCGGGGACCAAGATGGCCTTTGCCGGGGTCCGCTCGGCGGAGGAGCGCGCCGCGATCGTCGCCTATCTCCAAACGCTCTGA